The proteins below are encoded in one region of Panulirus ornatus isolate Po-2019 chromosome 4, ASM3632096v1, whole genome shotgun sequence:
- the LOC139766522 gene encoding uncharacterized protein, whose protein sequence is MFLQITISSLCVWVCSARAVPETYGVLEVLEAQPSDMGPYENIVAATIDILPEIADMLVNISKSRSSLDFTDSNSVLEVILAFLPISEKVMEAMAKAEGRTLVPEERERLTRIKEVLPSYFAFMQEIRGTNFYGFANRYGSGFSRGSLFNSGGKSDSYRGASYPNDVRSYPSDGKPDPNSKSDHGDKSAPSDDHSGPKGGRTPEKRTSPFSGSFVKLPIGKSYYISHGGHAQ, encoded by the exons ATGTTCCTCCAG ATCACGatctcctccctgtgtgtgtgggtctgctcGGCTAGAGCGGTGCCGGAGACCTATGGCGTTCTGGAAGTGTTGGAGGCACAGCCCAGCGACATGGGACCTTACGAAAATATCGTAGCCGCCACCATCGACATCCTCCCGGAAATTGCTGACATGCTCGTGAATATATCGAAGTCTCGCAGCTCGCTGGATTTTACTGACAGCAACTCTGTTCTAGAAGTCATCTTGGCCTTCTTGCCCATCTCAGAAAAGGTGATGGAGGCCATGGCTAAGGCTGAAGGGAGGACCCTCGTACCTGAAGAGCGGGAGAGACTGACTCGTATCAAAGAAGTCTTACCCTCCTACTTTGCCTTCATGCAGGAGATCAGGGGAACAAATTTTTACGGGTTTGCTAACAGATATGGTTCAGGCTTTTCTCGTGGTTCTTTATTCAATAGTGGTGGCAAGTCTGACTCTTATCGAGGCGCCTCATATCCTAATGACGTCAGGTCATATCCTAGTGACGGCAAGCCGGATCCTAACAGCAAGTCGGATCATGGCGACAAATCGGCTCCTAGCGACGACCACTCAGGTCCTAAAGGAGGTAGAACACCTGAGAAGAGAACAAGTCCCTTCAGTGGGTCTTTCGTGAAGTTACCAATTGGGAAGAGTTACTACATTAGCCATGGTGGTCATGCGCAGTGA